A region from the Achromobacter seleniivolatilans genome encodes:
- a CDS encoding fimbrial biogenesis chaperone, translated as MVRIVLWCVATMLSLGAQSALASIALKTTRVIIEDGKNEASFGVQNMGADILVQSWLEAHDEEEAAKHFTLTPQLVRVMAASEQRVRILYEGVGAPSNKELMLWLNVQEIPQKAQQSGILQLAVRHRIKVFYRPSGLPGKALDAARNIAWSYSNGQLHISNPTAFHVTIASLTSQGKSLSDSFVLGPGQTQTVAPKGDAASGLTAKSTISFTSVNDFGAHEQYRVELSSDKPAQGKVLPR; from the coding sequence ATGGTTCGCATCGTATTGTGGTGCGTGGCAACGATGCTGTCCTTAGGGGCACAATCCGCCCTCGCTAGCATTGCACTGAAAACCACCCGCGTGATCATCGAAGACGGCAAAAATGAAGCTTCCTTCGGCGTGCAGAACATGGGTGCCGACATACTCGTTCAGTCCTGGCTGGAGGCGCACGATGAAGAAGAAGCCGCAAAGCACTTCACATTGACACCACAGCTGGTTCGGGTCATGGCGGCCAGTGAGCAACGGGTGCGTATCTTGTACGAAGGCGTGGGCGCCCCGTCCAACAAAGAGTTGATGCTTTGGTTAAACGTGCAAGAGATTCCTCAAAAGGCACAGCAAAGCGGCATCTTGCAGCTTGCGGTCCGACACCGCATCAAGGTGTTCTACCGGCCTTCAGGTCTTCCAGGCAAGGCACTTGATGCCGCCCGGAATATTGCCTGGAGCTACTCCAACGGCCAGCTTCACATCTCAAATCCAACGGCTTTCCACGTGACGATTGCTTCTCTCACTAGCCAAGGAAAATCCCTCTCGGATTCGTTTGTACTCGGTCCCGGCCAAACCCAAACGGTCGCGCCCAAAGGCGACGCCGCATCCGGCCTGACTGCAAAAAGCACGATCTCATTTACTTCGGTAAACGACTTCGGGGCGCATGAGCAGTACCGCGTCGAACTATCCAGCGACAAGCCTGCTCAAGGCAAAGTCCTCCCTCGTTGA
- the gspG gene encoding type II secretion system major pseudopilin GspG, producing the protein MKTLTFQRRPGLQRGFTLLELLVVLLIIALLAGYVGPKLFSQVDRAKVKATQAQMKTLGDALTQYRLDVGSYPSTEQGLQALVKQPQGVSNWYGPYLAKDVPADAWGRPYLLNVPGRSAEAEVVSFGEEGRAGGSGELVYGL; encoded by the coding sequence ATGAAGACTCTTACCTTCCAACGCCGTCCTGGCTTGCAGCGGGGGTTCACCCTGCTGGAATTGCTGGTCGTTCTGCTGATCATTGCCTTGCTGGCGGGTTATGTCGGCCCCAAGCTGTTCTCCCAAGTTGACCGCGCCAAGGTGAAGGCGACGCAGGCGCAGATGAAAACGCTGGGCGACGCATTGACGCAATACAGGCTGGATGTGGGCAGCTACCCCAGCACTGAGCAGGGCTTGCAGGCCTTGGTCAAGCAGCCGCAAGGCGTGAGCAATTGGTACGGTCCTTACCTGGCCAAGGACGTGCCCGCCGACGCATGGGGACGCCCCTATCTGCTGAATGTGCCTGGCCGCAGCGCCGAAGCCGAAGTGGTGTCTTTTGGTGAAGAAGGCCGTGCGGGAGGCAGCGGTGAGCTGGTCTACGGCCTGTAA
- a CDS encoding fimbrial biogenesis chaperone: protein MSDYVVFQRYSRFRERHDADGITLNHPMITMFFHLPGTRAPAWSHAVRFARIAFRTAGQFCAFAGLRALLLLLGAAGLPQPAFAHLDFEGMNRFIFPSDVQRLPVFITNRGQDPTLLQSTLVWGDGQTADLPLALSKPLQVVRPGQKGDMEIFYEGRGFPDDRESYLMLSVLDVPKRPQEANLVQIAIQHHFKLFFRPALNMTTGEAIAKLTWTLPSQDSAALLISNPSPYYITLSDIALTDQAGQACGTMIDHVMVAPFSEAAVTAADCGKKMSGASYQYVSDDGTPRAYRVRLEFGTASPGSPAI, encoded by the coding sequence GTGTCTGACTACGTTGTTTTTCAACGATATTCCCGATTTCGCGAACGCCATGATGCCGATGGCATCACTTTGAACCACCCAATGATCACGATGTTTTTTCACTTGCCCGGTACGCGCGCCCCGGCCTGGTCTCACGCTGTGCGCTTTGCCAGGATTGCCTTTCGCACCGCTGGCCAGTTCTGCGCGTTTGCGGGACTTCGGGCGCTGCTGTTGCTGCTGGGAGCCGCAGGGCTGCCTCAACCTGCTTTCGCGCATCTGGATTTTGAAGGGATGAATCGATTCATCTTTCCTTCTGACGTGCAGCGGTTACCGGTGTTCATTACGAACCGCGGGCAAGATCCGACGCTACTGCAATCGACATTGGTGTGGGGGGATGGGCAGACGGCAGATCTGCCGCTTGCGTTGTCAAAGCCCCTGCAGGTTGTGCGGCCTGGGCAGAAGGGAGATATGGAAATCTTTTACGAAGGGCGGGGATTTCCTGACGACCGGGAAAGCTATTTGATGCTGAGTGTTCTGGACGTGCCCAAGCGGCCCCAGGAGGCCAATCTTGTGCAAATTGCCATTCAACATCACTTCAAGCTTTTTTTTCGGCCAGCGCTCAATATGACCACTGGCGAAGCGATCGCCAAGCTGACCTGGACTTTGCCGTCACAGGATTCCGCCGCGCTGTTGATCTCGAATCCGTCGCCTTACTACATCACGTTGAGTGACATAGCGCTGACTGATCAAGCGGGTCAGGCGTGCGGGACCATGATCGACCATGTCATGGTGGCGCCGTTTTCAGAGGCAGCCGTCACGGCTGCGGACTGTGGCAAGAAGATGAGTGGGGCGAGCTATCAGTACGTGAGTGATGACGGAACCCCGCGGGCCTATCGGGTCCGCCTGGAATTCGGCACAGCGAGCCCGGGAAGCCCCGCGATTTGA
- a CDS encoding fimbrial protein yields the protein MTLALAAANANAATIGAGNVEFTGTVIAQTCYVSSPTGDATTVKIDMGTVTVSTVKTSTTAAPIFSGSASEGATFTVHCENKDATEVNLQFQAPGSQLTDSNKVLRVNNGNPSGGYAQNVGIAVYPMGSLTAYDLATGKLLTAAQSVGAGGGTFELSFRAAYVKGAGDPTAGIANATLPFILTTD from the coding sequence TTGACATTGGCCTTGGCTGCGGCGAACGCCAATGCGGCAACCATAGGCGCCGGCAACGTCGAATTCACAGGCACCGTCATTGCACAAACGTGTTACGTCAGCAGCCCGACCGGCGATGCAACCACCGTGAAGATCGACATGGGAACGGTGACTGTAAGCACCGTAAAAACCAGCACGACTGCCGCGCCTATTTTTTCGGGCTCCGCATCGGAGGGTGCCACGTTCACCGTGCACTGCGAGAACAAGGACGCGACCGAGGTGAACCTGCAGTTCCAAGCACCCGGAAGTCAACTGACCGACAGCAATAAGGTACTGCGTGTCAACAATGGCAACCCTAGCGGCGGCTACGCGCAAAACGTTGGCATTGCTGTCTACCCCATGGGTTCCTTAACCGCTTACGACTTGGCTACCGGCAAGCTCCTGACGGCCGCCCAAAGCGTAGGGGCTGGCGGCGGCACTTTCGAACTCAGCTTCCGGGCAGCGTATGTAAAGGGCGCGGGCGATCCAACCGCTGGTATCGCTAACGCAACGCTGCCTTTCATTTTGACAACTGATTAA
- a CDS encoding cytochrome b has product MNPASAAPASPAYTRSQIALHWLSASLMIALILAGELRHLITAYTALSMRAVMIAHIACGMALLAVTLIRAGVRIAQRRAPGATRCVQDTCAHAVHLAIYGFVLAECLIGWIIVNAKGLAVPVPFTTLEFPRLVSENSGTVAASVLAHDVLGWLLYGLLALHVAAALWHHLVVRDGTLARMGWRRRPEQTRTTHPASVDQPSRGLAS; this is encoded by the coding sequence ATGAATCCAGCCTCCGCCGCCCCGGCCAGCCCGGCCTATACCCGCAGCCAGATCGCGCTGCACTGGCTGAGCGCCAGCCTGATGATCGCCCTGATACTGGCGGGCGAATTGCGCCATCTGATCACGGCCTATACCGCCCTGAGCATGCGTGCGGTGATGATTGCGCACATTGCTTGCGGCATGGCGTTACTGGCGGTCACCCTGATCCGTGCGGGTGTACGGATAGCGCAGCGCCGCGCCCCAGGCGCCACACGCTGCGTGCAAGACACCTGTGCTCACGCCGTACACCTGGCAATCTATGGTTTCGTCCTGGCGGAATGCCTGATCGGATGGATCATCGTTAACGCCAAGGGTCTCGCGGTGCCGGTGCCGTTCACGACGCTAGAGTTTCCGCGCCTGGTAAGCGAGAACTCCGGCACTGTCGCAGCGTCGGTGCTTGCCCACGATGTGCTGGGTTGGCTGCTGTATGGTCTGCTGGCCTTGCATGTGGCCGCCGCGCTCTGGCATCACCTCGTCGTCCGCGATGGCACCCTGGCGCGCATGGGCTGGCGCAGGCGGCCGGAGCAGACGCGAACGACCCATCCGGCAAGCGTGGACCAGCCCTCACGAGGGCTGGCGTCTTGA
- a CDS encoding lytic transglycosylase domain-containing protein, translating into MSWSTACKAVLAAWACLACAAAHGNCWREAGGRHGVDPLLLYSIAKVESSLNPKAVNHNRNGTQDIGLMQINSIHLPGLAQRGITRQQLLDDPCLSIEAGAEILAGFIKRFGYTWRAVGAYNAGGADNREDLRKRYVGRVWQHYLKLAQVREATRRQAQLVRQ; encoded by the coding sequence GTGAGCTGGTCTACGGCCTGTAAGGCCGTGCTGGCGGCCTGGGCCTGCCTGGCTTGCGCCGCTGCCCATGGCAACTGCTGGCGAGAAGCCGGCGGCCGCCATGGCGTTGATCCGTTGCTGCTTTATTCGATTGCCAAGGTCGAGTCATCACTGAATCCCAAAGCGGTCAATCACAACCGCAACGGCACCCAGGACATCGGCCTCATGCAGATCAACAGCATTCACCTGCCAGGGCTGGCGCAGCGCGGCATCACGCGGCAACAGTTGCTGGACGACCCTTGTTTATCGATTGAGGCGGGCGCAGAGATCCTGGCGGGTTTCATCAAACGCTTTGGCTATACGTGGCGCGCCGTGGGCGCCTATAACGCGGGCGGCGCGGACAATCGCGAAGACCTGCGCAAGCGATATGTCGGCCGAGTTTGGCAGCACTACCTGAAGTTGGCGCAGGTGCGTGAAGCGACGCGCCGCCAGGCGCAGTTGGTCCGGCAGTGA
- a CDS encoding fimbria/pilus outer membrane usher protein, which yields MVRTISGLRGLILHVSCVLIMLMADARAAKQLATDADSFSQMFDASLLRGGTSVELSNLLSDTGGGLPPGTYPFDILINRDAIGKQDVQLIKADGSMPKPCLTSDLILRLGIVKTYTDAMEKQGAGPCFDLNLLDEHARVFYDAAQMQMHFDIPQALLERGRRGFVDESLWDHGVNAGFVNYRANSFASSSLGRTSRSSYLGLINGLNLGGWRLRNESNLTQSNGASTKFMSNRTFAQHDVTRLKSQFSAGELYSGSDVFNSLRFRGIQLASDEAMLADSERGFAPVIRGVADTNATVEVRQNGYLLTTVSVPPGPFAISDIYPNGSNGDMDVTVIEADGRRQIFRQAFSILPLMVQRGRLRYSADLGQYKSTASEQPTPTFGAVSGVYGLTENLSLVGGVQASSGYQAINMGFGGNTPIGALSFDLTHSRSKAAKKTLKGQSLRALYSKTLSATSTTFTLAAYRYSTEKFRTFENHIHDVQARKDGWNLQQSDHRSRSRLDLTINQTLGKDARYGSVFLNSTHENYWNSQNSTSISAGYGNNWGRVAYNINFQQSKVRNTNGKSESQNRVMLSLSIPLGRDRYAPTLYMNGARSSRGTASTTGLSGYVPGMEHTNYSLQASRGENGDNSGSIGLSSALPLARVGGSFSTGRDFHSYNVSAAGAIVAHAGGVNLTREVGDSFALVHVDGVKDVSVGEGLPTVGYNSYVVYPNAQPYRMNTIALNVSGMGADTELDSITQTVVPRRGAIVAATFKGTSGRRVQMRFHWPGGKLPIGAAVEDEAARQVGLIDQSGQALLLLAQDAGKLSVRWQEGLCQVNYSLPERLPDRYYDRLSVACE from the coding sequence ATGGTTCGTACCATCTCTGGTCTACGAGGGTTGATTCTGCATGTCAGTTGCGTGCTGATCATGCTGATGGCTGACGCCCGTGCGGCCAAACAGCTTGCAACCGATGCGGACTCATTTTCCCAAATGTTCGACGCCAGCCTGCTTCGCGGCGGCACCAGTGTGGAATTGAGCAATCTGCTTTCGGATACGGGAGGGGGCCTGCCTCCGGGCACCTATCCCTTCGACATTCTCATCAACAGGGATGCCATTGGGAAGCAGGATGTTCAACTGATCAAGGCCGACGGCTCCATGCCCAAACCATGCCTTACGTCTGACCTCATTCTTCGTCTGGGTATTGTCAAGACCTATACGGATGCCATGGAAAAGCAAGGCGCTGGGCCTTGCTTTGACCTGAACCTGCTCGATGAACATGCCCGCGTTTTCTATGATGCTGCGCAGATGCAAATGCATTTCGACATACCGCAAGCGCTCTTGGAACGCGGGCGCCGAGGTTTTGTTGACGAGAGCCTGTGGGACCACGGCGTCAATGCGGGCTTTGTCAATTATCGAGCGAACAGCTTCGCTTCATCGTCACTCGGGAGGACCAGCCGTTCTTCATATCTGGGACTGATAAATGGACTGAATCTGGGCGGATGGCGGCTGCGCAACGAATCGAACCTGACCCAGTCAAACGGCGCGAGTACAAAGTTCATGAGCAATCGCACGTTTGCCCAGCATGACGTGACGCGCTTGAAAAGCCAGTTCTCGGCCGGGGAGTTGTATAGCGGCTCCGACGTCTTCAACAGCCTGCGATTCCGCGGTATCCAACTGGCTTCTGACGAAGCCATGCTGGCTGATAGTGAACGCGGTTTTGCGCCTGTCATCCGCGGCGTGGCGGATACCAACGCCACTGTTGAGGTCAGACAGAACGGTTATCTGCTGACTACCGTAAGCGTGCCCCCTGGCCCGTTCGCCATATCGGATATTTATCCGAACGGCTCGAATGGCGACATGGACGTCACGGTTATTGAAGCCGATGGCAGACGGCAGATTTTTCGGCAGGCATTTTCCATCTTGCCGTTGATGGTACAGCGCGGCCGGCTGCGGTATAGCGCCGATCTCGGGCAGTACAAGTCGACGGCGAGCGAACAGCCAACGCCGACTTTCGGCGCGGTCTCGGGCGTGTATGGCTTGACGGAAAACCTGTCCTTGGTGGGCGGCGTTCAGGCGTCCAGCGGTTACCAGGCAATCAACATGGGCTTCGGGGGCAACACCCCGATCGGTGCGCTGTCATTTGACCTGACGCATTCACGTAGCAAGGCGGCCAAGAAAACGCTGAAGGGCCAGAGCCTGCGTGCGCTTTACTCTAAAACGCTATCAGCAACCAGCACGACATTCACGCTGGCCGCCTACCGCTATTCGACAGAAAAGTTTCGCACCTTCGAGAACCACATCCATGACGTGCAAGCGCGAAAAGACGGGTGGAATCTGCAACAGAGCGACCACCGTTCGCGGTCGCGCCTGGACCTTACGATCAACCAAACCTTGGGCAAGGATGCCCGGTATGGCAGCGTGTTTCTTAACTCCACGCATGAGAACTACTGGAACTCGCAGAACTCCACCAGCATCAGCGCAGGTTATGGCAACAACTGGGGCCGCGTTGCGTACAACATCAACTTTCAGCAATCTAAGGTACGCAACACGAATGGCAAATCCGAAAGCCAAAATCGCGTCATGCTGTCGTTATCCATACCGCTGGGCCGTGATCGCTACGCGCCAACGCTGTATATGAATGGCGCCAGAAGCAGCCGCGGAACGGCCAGCACCACGGGCTTGAGCGGATATGTGCCCGGGATGGAGCATACCAACTACTCACTGCAAGCCAGCCGCGGAGAAAACGGCGACAACTCAGGTTCGATCGGACTGAGCAGTGCGCTGCCGTTGGCCCGAGTGGGCGGATCATTTAGCACCGGACGCGACTTCCATTCGTACAACGTGAGCGCGGCCGGCGCCATCGTTGCACACGCCGGAGGCGTCAACCTGACCCGAGAGGTTGGCGACAGCTTTGCGCTTGTGCATGTCGATGGCGTGAAAGACGTCAGTGTCGGCGAGGGGTTGCCCACCGTTGGATATAACTCGTATGTCGTCTATCCCAATGCGCAGCCTTACCGTATGAACACCATCGCATTGAACGTCAGCGGCATGGGCGCCGACACCGAGCTTGACTCCATTACTCAAACGGTTGTGCCCAGGCGTGGAGCGATAGTCGCGGCAACGTTTAAAGGCACGTCAGGACGGCGGGTGCAAATGCGATTTCATTGGCCGGGCGGAAAGCTGCCCATCGGCGCTGCCGTGGAAGATGAAGCCGCCCGGCAGGTCGGTTTGATCGATCAGAGCGGCCAAGCATTGCTGCTGCTGGCTCAGGATGCAGGCAAGTTGAGCGTGCGGTGGCAAGAAGGCTTGTGCCAGGTGAATTACAGCCTGCCAGAACGATTGCCGGACCGCTACTACGACAGACTTTCCGTAGCTTGCGAGTAG